The proteins below are encoded in one region of Misgurnus anguillicaudatus chromosome 24, ASM2758022v2, whole genome shotgun sequence:
- the LOC129437424 gene encoding olfactory receptor 10J1-like: MNQTSGFDIVFSSYEFLRPQKHVLAVFIFLLYAAATLANIFILFVIYVESSLHKPMYIFLFNLICCGLMGSSAVWPKVLSNLLTDWHVSSYEGCLVQVYLLSVYAACTYTTLTLMAYDRYVSICKPLQYHVIMKPSKLRLWLILGNLVPALSIAGQIYLTSRIPLCSRTLNKLFCDNLSIINISCVTGRIGLLSNVYGLLIIVCLSLFPTCLILLSYVKILSVSLRVSKVGQKKALGTCIPHLIVFINYSIATVFSVIYNRFNVPRPSEMNVFISVQITLFPPLLHPVIYGVRTKEIRKCTAKITRSLCKSVSSYYTSKLKVAKIFSIS, translated from the coding sequence ATGAATCAAACTTCTGGCTTTGATATTGTGTTTTCATCATACGAGTTTCTGAGACCACAGAAACATGTCTTAGCAGTTTTCATTTTCTTACTTTATGCTGCTGCAACTTTagcaaacatttttatattatttgttatCTATGTAGAGTCAAGTCTCCATAAGCCgatgtatatatttttgtttaacttgATATGCTGTGGATTGATGGGAAGCAGTGCAGTTTGGCCCAAAGTTCTTTCCAATCTCCTCACAGATTGGCACGTTAGTTCATATGAGGGATGTCTCGTCCAAGTCTATCTGTTAAGTGTTTATGCTGCATGCACTTACACTACTTTAACTCTCATGGCTTATGATCGATATGTATCCATTTGtaaaccattacagtaccaCGTTATTATGAAACCGAGTAAACTTAGGTTGTGGTTAATATTAGGTAACTTAGTTCCTGCTTTATCAATAGCTGgacagatttatttgacatcaaGAATCCCTTTATGCAGCCGTACTCTTAATAAACTATTTTGTGATAATCTTTCAATAATTAACATATCATGCGTCACAGGTCGCATTGGTCTCCTCAGCAATGTTTATGGTTTACTTATAATTGTATGTTTATCTCTGTTCCCTACTTGTCTGATATTGCTGtcttatgttaaaatactttctGTTAGCTTGAGAGTGTCAAAAGTAGGTCAAAAAAAGGCACTTGGAACATGCATTCCCCATTTGATCGTGTTTATAAACTATTCTATTGCTACAGTGTTTTCAGTTATATATAACAGATTTAATGTGCCTAGGCCTAGTGAAATGAATGTCTTTATATCAGTTCAAATCACACTGTTTCCCCCACTTTTGCATCCGGTAATATATGGTGTTAGAACCAAAGAGATCAGAAAATGCACAGCAAAAATTACCAGGAGCCTGTGCAAATCAGTCAGCAGTTATTATACTTCAAAACTAAAAGTGgcaaaaatattttcaatttcTTAA